A single genomic interval of Hippoglossus stenolepis isolate QCI-W04-F060 chromosome 24, HSTE1.2, whole genome shotgun sequence harbors:
- the trak2 gene encoding trafficking kinesin-binding protein 2 isoform X5, with translation MTKTYNDIEVVTHLLAERDRDLELAARIGQSLLQRNHLLQERTEAVEEQLTQALDQVHQLQHELSKKDELLRMVASASEESETDSSVSTPLQQPKQPGGTAAAVALSQLECLQSKLQDLEDENLVLRSEACQLKTETITYEEKEQQLVSDCVKELRESNSQMVSLTDDLSQKNMELLRHQEEIAQLLSQIVELQHRVKELALEKEELRIHLQASKEAQRQLTVELNELAERNVECVEMLHESQEEIRDLRNKNTPSTGMRRHLSYGLYPMDSLAAEIEGTMRRELSVEEETAFEDQRVSQKRVFQTVRSVNTVASRPASATPPIPGSGQSSLVMTAQPFQSNQGEEVRMGQPGSPGGNDLTRALHRLSLRRHNFLSERQFFHAEREKKLQSLAGAEADVEGSCCSSQTGSMHSSYSNLSELSFSSCIFKTFLPEKLQIVKPMEGSLTLHHWQQLAKPHLATILDPHPGVVTKGFRPLTQDAVYRLSDMEEDEEDEERRGKSVLEKGAAERCKEVEDEEEDDGGITFKVRYTSTPEERKGRKHSVSPLPVPPLSPTMVTSPSLVQSNICLTPALHVTDTSSHSSQPIPTTSTATVQSQSQICTLVSTTASCSVQNPGKCQSSTFSTYTFTTCRILHPSDVTQVTPSSQSSIMANTPSSMRTGPSTPVTPCRLSLGDSFPPRRPPVPTCSLAKLVLERGISAQVSTDTPPSSPKSTHRQPLFRFLPITPANSPSHSPSHSPVPSESRQHPADNFLASRPAELFLQDVYGLNLGRAPHPDLPSPSQNTPAIIPSRRARSDPVNVGLVERLRRLGFTKVLHGSESDASVLRQDSSTFVSAGGGSLLDGLRRNQSLPAMIGARAGKTAGNPKPPLHPTSLALPPPPWGNLKERRRHLPSVFHVPSGSAKR, from the exons ATGACCAAAACTTACAATGACATTGAAGTGGTCACTCACCTTTTGGCCGAG CGGGACAGAGACTTGGAGCTGGCAGCTCGGATCGGCCAGTCCCTCCTGCAGAGGAACCACCTGCTGCAGGAACGCACTGAGGCCGTAGAGGAGCAGCTAACACAGGCCCTGGACCAG GTTCATCAGCTGCAGCATGAGCTCAGTAAGAAGGATGAGTTGCTGCGGATGGTGGCCAGTGCCTCGGAGGAGAGCGAGACCGACTCCAGCGTGTCGACTCCTCTGCAACAACCTAAGCAGCCGGGGGGAACTGCCGCCGCAGTTGCACTCAGCCAGCTGGAGTGTCTGCAGAGCAAACTGCAGGACCTGGAGGACGAGAACCTGGTGCTGAGGTCTGAG GCATGTCAACTGAAGACAGAAACTATCACGTatgaggagaaggagcagcagcttgTGAGCGACTGTGTCAAGGAGCTCC GTGAGTCCAACAGCCAGATGGTGTCTCTGACAGATGACTTGTCTCAGAAGAACATGGAGCTGCTCAGACACCAGGAGGAGATCGCTCAGCTGCTCTCTCAGATagtggagctgcagcacagagtgAAGGAG CTGGCGTtggagaaagaggagctgaggatcCACCTGCAGGCCTCCAAAGAAGCTCAGAGACAGCTCACAGTAGAG CTGAACGAGTTGGCAGAGAGGAACGTCGAGTGCGTCGAGATGCTTCATGAGTCTCAGGAGGAGATCAGGGACCTTCGCAATAAAAACACGCCCTCTACTGGAATGCGAAGGCACCTGTCTTACGGCCTCTACCCCATG gactcCCTGGCGGCAGAGATCGAGGGCACCATGAGGAGAGAGCTGAGTGTGGAGGAAGAAACTGCCTTCGAGGACCAAAG GGTATCCCAGAAGCGAGTCTTCCAGACAGTCCGCTCCGTCAACACCGTGGCATCGCGGCCAGCTTCAGCCACTCCTCCAATCCCTGGCTCAGGACAGAGCTCTCTGGTGATGACTGCACAGCCTTTCCAGTCCAATCAGGG GGAGGAGGTGCGTATGGGGCAGCCCGGCTCTCCTGGTGGAAACGACCTCACCAGAGCCCTCCACCGTCTGTCGCTGCGGCGACATAACTTCCTGTCTGAGCGTCAGTTCTTCCATGCAGAGCGcgagaagaagctgcagtccCTGGCAGGGGCGGAGGCAGATGTAGagggcagctgctgcagctcacagaCGGGCAGCATGCACTCTTCTTACTCCAACCTGTCAGAGCTCTCATTCAGCTCCTGTATTTTTAAGACCTTCCTCCCTGAGAAGCTTCAGATCGTCAAACCCATGGAAG GTTCACTGACGCTCCATCACTGGCAGCAGCTGGCCAAACCACACCTGGCCACCATCCTGGACCCCCACCCAGGCGTAGTGACGAAGGGTTTCCGGCCGCTGACTCAGGATGCTGTCTACCGCCTgtctgacatggaggaggatgaggaggacgaagagCGCAGAGGGAAAAGCGTCCTTGAGAAGGGGGCGGCAGAGCGGTGTAAGGaagtggaggatgaggaggaagacgacgGTGGGATCACCTTCAAGGTGCGCTACACATCTACGCCTGAGGAGAGGAAGGGCAGAAAGCATTCGgtgtctcctcttcctgtcccaCCTCTGTCGCCCACAATGGTGACATCGCCCTCCTTGGTTCAGTCGAACATCTGTCTGACACCTGCACTTCATGTCACTGACACATCCAGCCATTCATCTCAGCCCATTCCAACAACCTCTACAGCAACGGTCCAATCACAGAGTCAGATCTGCACCTTAGTATCAACAACAGCATCTTGCTCTG TCCAAAATCCAGGAAAGTGTCAGAGCTCCACCTTCTCCACCTACACCTTCACGACCTGCCGCATCCTGCACCCCAGTGACGTCACACAGGTCACCCCAAG TTCGCAGTCGTCTATCATGGCCAACACTCCGAGCTCCATGAGGACAGGTCCCAGTACCCCTGTGACCCCCTGCAGGCTGAGCCTGGGTGACTCCTTCCCCCCTCGACGCCCCCCGGTGCCTACCTGCAGCCTGGCCAAGCTGGTCCTGGAGAGGGGCATTTCTGCACAAGTGTCCACTGACACCCCACCTTCATCGCCGAAAAGCACACATAGGCAGCCCCTCTTCCGTTTCCTCCCAATCACGCCAGCCAACTCCCCCTCCCACTCGCCTTCTCACTCTCCTGTGCCCTCAGAATCTCGCCAGCACCCCGCTGACAATTTCCTCGCCTCGCGACCGGCAGAGCTTTTTCTCCAGGACGTTTATGGGCTTAATCTTGGCCGCGCCCCTCATCCAGACCTACCGAGCCCCTCCCAGAACACCCCAGCCATCATCCCTTCACGCCGAGCCAGGTCCGACCCAGTCAACGTAGGACTGGTGGAGAGGCTGCGGCGGCTGGGATTCACGAAGGTGCTCCACGGCTCTGAGTCCGACGCCTCAGTGCTCCGCCAGGATTCTTCCACTTTTGTGTCGGCGGGCGGAGGGAGCTTATTGGACGGCCTGAGGCGCAACCAAAGCCTCCCAGCCATGATTGGCGCCAGAGCTGGAAAGACAGCTGGTAACCCCAAACCTCCACTTCACCCAACCTCCCTGgccctccccccaccaccatGGGGAAACCTTAAAGAGCGGCGTCGGCATCTCCCCTCCGTCTTTCACGTTCCATCAGGTTCAGCTAAGCGCTGA
- the trak2 gene encoding trafficking kinesin-binding protein 2 isoform X2: MFEVKPRAVEKKESSTETDEGLGSSGRHYGSGSVGSGSAGSVYLSDSQDWVVSPSCSPDEGSGQINAISPMLAEETFRYMILSADRVEQMTKTYNDIEVVTHLLAERDRDLELAARIGQSLLQRNHLLQERTEAVEEQLTQALDQVHQLQHELSKKDELLRMVASASEESETDSSVSTPLQQPKQPGGTAAAVALSQLECLQSKLQDLEDENLVLRSEACQLKTETITYEEKEQQLVSDCVKELRESNSQMVSLTDDLSQKNMELLRHQEEIAQLLSQIVELQHRVKELALEKEELRIHLQASKEAQRQLTVELNELAERNVECVEMLHESQEEIRDLRNKNTPSTGMRRHLSYGLYPMDSLAAEIEGTMRRELSVEEETAFEDQRVSQKRVFQTVRSVNTVASRPASATPPIPGSGQSSLVMTAQPFQSNQGEEVRMGQPGSPGGNDLTRALHRLSLRRHNFLSERQFFHAEREKKLQSLAGAEADVEGSCCSSQTGSMHSSYSNLSELSFSSCIFKTFLPEKLQIVKPMEGSLTLHHWQQLAKPHLATILDPHPGVVTKGFRPLTQDAVYRLSDMEEDEEDEERRGKSVLEKGAAERCKEVEDEEEDDGGITFKVRYTSTPEERKGRKHSVSPLPVPPLSPTMVTSPSLVQSNICLTPALHVTDTSSHSSQPIPTTSTATVQSQSQICTLVSTTASCSVQNPGKCQSSTFSTYTFTTCRILHPSDVTQVTPSSQSSIMANTPSSMRTGPSTPVTPCRLSLGDSFPPRRPPVPTCSLAKLVLERGISAQVSTDTPPSSPKSTHRQPLFRFLPITPANSPSHSPSHSPVPSESRQHPADNFLASRPAELFLQDVYGLNLGRAPHPDLPSPSQNTPAIIPSRRARSDPVNVGLVERLRRLGFTKVLHGSESDASVLRQDSSTFVSAGGGSLLDGLRRNQSLPAMIGARAGKTAGNPKPPLHPTSLALPPPPWGNLKERRRHLPSVFHVPSGSAKR; encoded by the exons ATGTTTGAGGTGAAACCACGGGCGGTGGAGAAGAAGGAGTCGAGCACCGAGACAG ATGAGGGGCTTGGCAGCAGTGGGAGACATTATGGCTCTGGTTCGGTGGGCTCTGGTTCTGCCGGCTCCGTGTATCTGTCAGACAGCCAGGACTGGGTGGTTTCCCCGAGCTGCTCTCCAGACGAAGGCTCCGGACAGATCAACGCCATCTCCCCCATGCTGGCAGAGGAGACGTTCCGCTACATGA TTCTCAGTGCCGATCGTGTGGAGCAGATGACCAAAACTTACAATGACATTGAAGTGGTCACTCACCTTTTGGCCGAG CGGGACAGAGACTTGGAGCTGGCAGCTCGGATCGGCCAGTCCCTCCTGCAGAGGAACCACCTGCTGCAGGAACGCACTGAGGCCGTAGAGGAGCAGCTAACACAGGCCCTGGACCAG GTTCATCAGCTGCAGCATGAGCTCAGTAAGAAGGATGAGTTGCTGCGGATGGTGGCCAGTGCCTCGGAGGAGAGCGAGACCGACTCCAGCGTGTCGACTCCTCTGCAACAACCTAAGCAGCCGGGGGGAACTGCCGCCGCAGTTGCACTCAGCCAGCTGGAGTGTCTGCAGAGCAAACTGCAGGACCTGGAGGACGAGAACCTGGTGCTGAGGTCTGAG GCATGTCAACTGAAGACAGAAACTATCACGTatgaggagaaggagcagcagcttgTGAGCGACTGTGTCAAGGAGCTCC GTGAGTCCAACAGCCAGATGGTGTCTCTGACAGATGACTTGTCTCAGAAGAACATGGAGCTGCTCAGACACCAGGAGGAGATCGCTCAGCTGCTCTCTCAGATagtggagctgcagcacagagtgAAGGAG CTGGCGTtggagaaagaggagctgaggatcCACCTGCAGGCCTCCAAAGAAGCTCAGAGACAGCTCACAGTAGAG CTGAACGAGTTGGCAGAGAGGAACGTCGAGTGCGTCGAGATGCTTCATGAGTCTCAGGAGGAGATCAGGGACCTTCGCAATAAAAACACGCCCTCTACTGGAATGCGAAGGCACCTGTCTTACGGCCTCTACCCCATG gactcCCTGGCGGCAGAGATCGAGGGCACCATGAGGAGAGAGCTGAGTGTGGAGGAAGAAACTGCCTTCGAGGACCAAAG GGTATCCCAGAAGCGAGTCTTCCAGACAGTCCGCTCCGTCAACACCGTGGCATCGCGGCCAGCTTCAGCCACTCCTCCAATCCCTGGCTCAGGACAGAGCTCTCTGGTGATGACTGCACAGCCTTTCCAGTCCAATCAGGG GGAGGAGGTGCGTATGGGGCAGCCCGGCTCTCCTGGTGGAAACGACCTCACCAGAGCCCTCCACCGTCTGTCGCTGCGGCGACATAACTTCCTGTCTGAGCGTCAGTTCTTCCATGCAGAGCGcgagaagaagctgcagtccCTGGCAGGGGCGGAGGCAGATGTAGagggcagctgctgcagctcacagaCGGGCAGCATGCACTCTTCTTACTCCAACCTGTCAGAGCTCTCATTCAGCTCCTGTATTTTTAAGACCTTCCTCCCTGAGAAGCTTCAGATCGTCAAACCCATGGAAG GTTCACTGACGCTCCATCACTGGCAGCAGCTGGCCAAACCACACCTGGCCACCATCCTGGACCCCCACCCAGGCGTAGTGACGAAGGGTTTCCGGCCGCTGACTCAGGATGCTGTCTACCGCCTgtctgacatggaggaggatgaggaggacgaagagCGCAGAGGGAAAAGCGTCCTTGAGAAGGGGGCGGCAGAGCGGTGTAAGGaagtggaggatgaggaggaagacgacgGTGGGATCACCTTCAAGGTGCGCTACACATCTACGCCTGAGGAGAGGAAGGGCAGAAAGCATTCGgtgtctcctcttcctgtcccaCCTCTGTCGCCCACAATGGTGACATCGCCCTCCTTGGTTCAGTCGAACATCTGTCTGACACCTGCACTTCATGTCACTGACACATCCAGCCATTCATCTCAGCCCATTCCAACAACCTCTACAGCAACGGTCCAATCACAGAGTCAGATCTGCACCTTAGTATCAACAACAGCATCTTGCTCTG TCCAAAATCCAGGAAAGTGTCAGAGCTCCACCTTCTCCACCTACACCTTCACGACCTGCCGCATCCTGCACCCCAGTGACGTCACACAGGTCACCCCAAG TTCGCAGTCGTCTATCATGGCCAACACTCCGAGCTCCATGAGGACAGGTCCCAGTACCCCTGTGACCCCCTGCAGGCTGAGCCTGGGTGACTCCTTCCCCCCTCGACGCCCCCCGGTGCCTACCTGCAGCCTGGCCAAGCTGGTCCTGGAGAGGGGCATTTCTGCACAAGTGTCCACTGACACCCCACCTTCATCGCCGAAAAGCACACATAGGCAGCCCCTCTTCCGTTTCCTCCCAATCACGCCAGCCAACTCCCCCTCCCACTCGCCTTCTCACTCTCCTGTGCCCTCAGAATCTCGCCAGCACCCCGCTGACAATTTCCTCGCCTCGCGACCGGCAGAGCTTTTTCTCCAGGACGTTTATGGGCTTAATCTTGGCCGCGCCCCTCATCCAGACCTACCGAGCCCCTCCCAGAACACCCCAGCCATCATCCCTTCACGCCGAGCCAGGTCCGACCCAGTCAACGTAGGACTGGTGGAGAGGCTGCGGCGGCTGGGATTCACGAAGGTGCTCCACGGCTCTGAGTCCGACGCCTCAGTGCTCCGCCAGGATTCTTCCACTTTTGTGTCGGCGGGCGGAGGGAGCTTATTGGACGGCCTGAGGCGCAACCAAAGCCTCCCAGCCATGATTGGCGCCAGAGCTGGAAAGACAGCTGGTAACCCCAAACCTCCACTTCACCCAACCTCCCTGgccctccccccaccaccatGGGGAAACCTTAAAGAGCGGCGTCGGCATCTCCCCTCCGTCTTTCACGTTCCATCAGGTTCAGCTAAGCGCTGA